In Quercus robur chromosome 10, dhQueRobu3.1, whole genome shotgun sequence, a genomic segment contains:
- the LOC126704155 gene encoding uncharacterized protein LOC126704155, whose amino-acid sequence MDEVTSSETSSQEMPNAECPLWQYVTKVEKPPGATVKKGGNTYFKCNYCGVVYLGSYSRVKAHLLKITNKGIKACPNVTPSHRLEMQRMHDQVEKDKLESEQRSRIPLPPPIPGRGPIPLSPFRRQEGSDSTNPIDGKRRKVAGISPIEKAFQNTTRYELDSRIARMFYTGGLPFNFARNPHYRNSYAYAATHNIPGYVPPGYNALRTTLLQKERAHVERLLKPIKDSWLENGVSIVSDGWSDPQRRPLINIMAVSDGGPVFVKAIDGSGEFKDKHYIAGVLRDAIKEIGHEKVVQVITDNANVMKSAGALIEGEYPKIFWTPCVVHTLNLVLKNICAAKNTEKNEVTYEECSWITRIADDASFIRVFIMNHSMRLTMFNEFSPLKLLQVADTRFASIVIMLKRLKLIKRCLQAMAISEQWASYREDDVGKAVKVKDMILSDLWWDKVDYILEFTAPIYDMLRVADTDKPCLHLVYEMWDSMIEKVKTAIYRHEGLEDGEYSSFWSVVYDILIDRWTKNCTPLHCLAHSLNPKYYSIEWLSENPKCISPHRDHEISMERSKCLDRYFEDESELKAVKCEFASFSGGRFPSPDALTDRRNEKYVNTSTKMWDIAGDSWNESDIHGGAGILENAALTLDEPELEAMVIGNANTSVTTSESEVRSEAIDVDDCVGAVDGTHARASIPIQIQELL is encoded by the exons ATGGATGAAGTTACTAGCTCAGAAACTTCATCTCAAGAGATGCCAAATGCTGAATGTCCTCTTTGGCAGTATGTGACTAAAGTAGAAAAACCACCGGGTGCTACCGTTAAAAAAGGGGGAAACACATACTTTAAGTGCAATTATTGTGGTGTGGTTTATTTGGGATCCTATTCTAGGGTTAAGGctcatttgttaaaaattactaataaaggTATTAAAGCATGTCCTAATGTGACACCGAGCCATAGGTTGGAAATGCAGCGAATGCATGATCAAGTTGAGAAGGATAAGTTAGAGAGTGAACAGAGAAGTCGAATTCCCTTACCCCCACCTATCCCAGGCCGTGGGCCTATACCTCTTTCCCCATTTCGGAGACAGGAAGGGAGTGATAGTACAAATCCGATTGATGGTAAGAGGAGGAAGGTGGCTGGGATTTCTCCTATTGAGAAAGCATTCCAGAATACTACTAGATATGAATTGGATAGTAGAATTGCTAGGATGTTTTACACTGGTGGGCTTCCATTTAACTTTGCAAGGAACCCACATTATCGTAATTCCTATGCATATGCTGCTACTCATAACATCCCAGGTTATGTTCCTCCTGGATACAATGCCTTGAGAACAACACTTTTGCAAAAGGAAAGAGCTCATGTTGAAAGACTCTTGAAGCCAATTAAGGATTCTTGGCTTGAAAATGGTGTAAGCATAGTTTCTGATGGATGGTCAGATCCACAAAGAAGGcctcttattaatattatggcTGTATCAGATGGGGGTCCGGTGTTTGTAAAGGCAATTGATGGGTCGGGTGAGTTCAAAGACAAGCATTATATTGCTGGGGTGTTGAGGGATGCTATAAAAGAGATTGGACATGAAAAAGTTGTCCAAGTCATCACtgataatgctaatgtgatgaaATCTGCTGGAGCTCTTATTGAAGGTGAgtatcctaaaatattttggacaccCTGTGTTGTCCACACTCTCAATCTAGTTTTGAAGAATATTTGTGCAGCAAAAAACACTGAAAAGAATGAAGTTACATATGAGGAATGTAGTTGGATTACACGTATTGCTGATGATGCATCTTTCATACGTGTTTTTATTATGAACCATTCAATGAGGTTGACAATGTTTAATGAATTTAGTCCATTAAAATTGCTCCAAGTTGCTGATACTAGATTTGCTTCAATTGTTATAATGCTGAAAAGgttgaagttgataaaaagatgccttcAAGCCATGGCTATTAGTGAGCAATGGGCTTCTTATAGGGAGGATGATGTTGGAAAAGCTGTAAAGGTGAAAGATATGATTCTAAGTGATCTTTGGTGGGATAAAGTTGACTATATCCTTGAATTCACAGCACCTATTTATGATATGCTACGAGTAGCCGACACAGATAAGCCTTGTCTTCATCTTGTGTATGAGATGTGGGATTCAATGATAGAGAAGGTGAAGACAGCAATATATCGGCACGAAGGCTTGGAAGATGGTGAGTATAGTTCATTTTGGAGTGTGGTGTATGATATACTCATTGATCGATGGACTAAAAATTGTACACCACTACATTGCTTGGCTCATTCCTTAAATCCTAA GTATTACTCCATTGAATGGCTTTCGGAGAATCCAAAATGCATCTCGCCACATCGGGATCATGAAATTTCTATGGAAAGGAGCAAGTGTTTGGATCGATACTTTGAAGATGAGAGTGAATTAAAGGCAGTGAAGTGTGAGTTTGCTTCATTCTCAGGAGGGAGGTTTCCTTCACCAGATGCCTTGACAGATAG GCGCAATGAGAAGTACGTAAATACATCAACAAAGATGTGGGATATTGCAGGAGACTCTTGGAATGAGAGTGACATACATGGAGGAGCTGGCATTCTTGAGAATGCAGCCCTTACACTTGATGAGCCAGAGTTGGAGGCTATGGTTATTGGAAATGCTAACACTAGTGTTACTACTAGTGAAAGTGAAGTTCGAAGTGAAGctattgatgttgat